The genomic interval AAAAAATGAATTCTTCTCCGCAATCGTAGCGGGGGTTTCTGCGGTGCCGGCGATTACACCAAAGTCGCTAGAAAAGTAGACGCGGGGAGTATATCAATTGTGGTCTCCCGATGGCGGATCCTCTTGATATCTCCCGGTTCTTTCGTAAGAACGAGCAACCGTTGGAGGCCGAGACGCCGGGCAAAGTAACTAAGAGAATTGAGGTGGTGCGGTTCGGAGCTCTTGCACTCGATCCCTAGGATCGGGTTTCTTCGGTTGCCGAGAACGAAGTCGATCTCTCTCTTTTCCCGGTCCTTGATATAGTTTAGCACCAATTCCTCTCCCTCGATTTCGTTTCGGAACAACACGTATTTCAGCAGATGAACCGCGACAAGGTTTTCGAATCGAATTCCAGGTTTCGCAATCTCGGTCCAATCCCAAAGATAGAATTTTGATTCCTTCTTCAACATTCGGCTCCTCTTTTCGGCGTACGTACCGATTCGAAATCCATAGAACAATCGTTCCAGAAGGTCGATCCAATGTTTTACCGTTACAAAGTGCACTTCCAGATCTTCCCGAAGCGAATTGATAGAAAGAGGGCTCCCGACTCGCTCGGGAAGGAGGAACATGAGATTTTCCACAAGGCTCATCTGGCGGAGGTTTTCTGTTTGAGCCAGATCTTGATTCAGCAACCGCTCCAAGCGGCTGATTCGCCACTGGCGGAGGAACCTAGGGCTGTCATGGATAAACGGCTCCGGAAATCCGCCTCGTTCCAAAAGATCCTCGAAGGCCTCTTGGTGAGACTTGGATCGCGAATCGAACTCCCCTTTTGTTAAGTCATCCAGCGATCGAATCTGAGTCGAATTCGCCACCAGCTCACCGACACTTAACGGGAGGAGGTGATAGGTGAAATGACGTCCCAGCAGAGAATCCTGCCCGCGTCGATAGACATTGAGTGCGGCGCTTCCGGTAACAATCCAATGGGCATCCGGTTCATGGGTGTCGAAAAGTCCTTTAAGCGTATTCTTCCATCGCTTGTATTTATGAATCTCGTCAAAACAGATCCGTTCTTTGGGCAAGATGGTCTTTCCCGGGAAAATCTCCGACAGGAGCTTCTTGCGATGGTCGGGAAGGTCCCAGTTGAAATAGTTTCGGCCTGGAACCGACCTCTCAAGAAGCGATTTCGCCAGCGTGGTTTTCCCGATCTGGCGGGGACCCGTCAGAAATACCATTTGGCGAAGTTCGACCAGATGCTGTTCCAAAAAGGGGCGAAGATAACGCTCCACAATAGCGACAAATACTCATGTAACTGAAAAAATGTCAAGTCAAAAATTCAGTGTATTGAATAAATGTCATATCCCTATCTCGCGTTCTCTCCTATCTACGGTGGTCGGATTTTGCCGGCGCCATCGGCGCGGCGCTTTGGGGGGCGTTTCGGCTCGCAAAACTGGGGGCGCACAACTGAACGGACTACTTCTCTTCCTAACTGGAAGGGAGCGCCGAAATTCCGGTTTTTGGCGGAAGTCGAAGAAACAAAACGCTCCGACGAAGCCAATTGCGCCAAAGGTGAATCCAGATCGCTGCGAGCCCGACAACGAGGACGAAATGAACGAGAGTACCTATTTGGATCATCGAATAATCCAGGGTTTTTTCCCAAACGAGAGCCATCGCTCCAGGGACGAAAAGCGAAAGATAGAAGAGGTCTTCATTCTTCATAACGGCGCTCAAGATTCCGGGGAGAGCGTACATGATGAACAAACCTAGAATGACGACTCCCTTGGCGCGTGTCCTGAAATAAAGACGGCAAATCTCGATCCACAAGGCGAACGAAGCAAACAATAAGAAAAAATTCGCCGAGGCCAGAATCGTACACCAGGGGTCGAGTCGGAAACTCCCGAAAGTTTGCGTGACCAACCCGGCCGTGGCGACAGAAGCCAGGACAACCGCGGTCGAAAAACCTCCCTGATGTATGACGTCCCAAATCGAAAGTCCCCGTGAGCGGATGGAAGCCACTCGAATGGCTTCGGGGTTCAAGCAGAACGGGGCGAGAATTGCCAAGCCAAGTGTCGAGAATGCACAATGCACCAAAGGTAGCGCACTTCTGGTGCCATAGCCCATGTTGGCTCCTGTCAGAAACTCCCCTCCCCACTCCTTCCAAATCAGTCCGTGCTGGAGAAAAACCACGATGGAATAAAGGATAAGAGCAGCATTCTTGGTAAATGCAGTGTCCGAGGGATTCGTGAGTTTCCGGACGGCGGCTCTCCAGAGAAAGACCGAGAATGTCAGCTGCACAATCAGCGTGTACGCGATCGGTGGAAGTGCCGTTGCAAATACTTTCGCGCTACGTCCCCACTCCCCGATTTCGTACTGACTAAAAGCAAGAAGGTGACTGATTGCATAAATGGGCAGCACGAAATTCGTAAGAGATAACTCCTTGGCCACCCAGCTCCAACTAGCGACACAAACCGCCAACAGCAAGAAAGCGATGCCCCCTTGTGGTTTTTGGCCGGCCATTCCGGGGAGGAACGCTAGGAGTCCAAACATCAGCGCAGATGAGAGCACCAAGACTTGTGTTTGAAGCCAAGTGGTCAGTGGCAACTCTCCCCATAGGCAGACGAGAAAGCCCGTGGGTACCAGGATCAGAGTCATATAGATTTCGCGCAATGGCGCTCCCAGCCAATATCCATGAACGAGTTCCGTCGGATAAAGGGGGGTCAGACGATTGGCATCCAGAAGCCCTGCTTTTCGTTCCTCGCTCAATACCCGGGCGATTTTGCTGAAGGCTCCGCCGACGAGAAGCAGGCCCTGCAATGCCAACAGCACAGAGTTAATGCCGTTCAGTTAAGCGGATAAAAGTTGTTGAAGGGGCCGGAGGATTTTGTAAGCTGAATGTGGAAACGCGAACGAATCATCAACCTTTCAAGGAGGAAAAGAAAATGACGCGTTCGCGGCGTAAACAAGAATTTATCAAGTATTCCAAGTAGTTTCAAGCAAAATCATCTCGTCGATCGAAAAAAAACACGAAACCGGAAGTTCAATCCGAAGACATTTTTTCTCGCGTTGGTGCATCTGATCGCGGGACGGAATCGGGAAGGATACGGCCATGCCCTGACCCGGACATGGGAAGATCTATCGCTTCCGTTCGTCGAGATTCCCGTCAAGAGTGCGCTCACGCAGGCCCGAGGGCGGATCTCGTTCCGGTTCTTTCGGGACATCTTCGAGGAACAAATTGAACAGTTTGAAGAAGAACGGCCGACGTACAAAGGGTTTCACATCTATGGGGTGGACGGCGATCAGATGTCGCTTCCGGCCGCGTCCGAGATTTTGGAGCACGGATATCGAGGCTATCCGTCGCCGGGGAAAAAGGAGACCTACTTTCCCCGGATGTACGTCACCCACGCGGTCGATGTGATGTCCGGCGTGAGCAAAGCGATTCGGTATTCTCCGCACAACGACGAACATCCCTTCGCCTGCCGACTGGCTCGAAGTTATGAGAAAAACAGCATCACGCTCTACGATCGGCTTCATCTCTCCGCAGAGCTGATTCGCGCCCATCATCAGGCCGGCAATCATTTCGTCGTTCGCTGCCGGCGAGGGGCCACGTTTTCCGAAGTGAAGACGTTTTTTCGAAGTCACCAACGAAACCTCGTGTTTGAGATGGACGGGATCCCGGTCCGTTT from Bdellovibrionota bacterium carries:
- a CDS encoding ATP-binding protein, whose product is MERYLRPFLEQHLVELRQMVFLTGPRQIGKTTLAKSLLERSVPGRNYFNWDLPDHRKKLLSEIFPGKTILPKERICFDEIHKYKRWKNTLKGLFDTHEPDAHWIVTGSAALNVYRRGQDSLLGRHFTYHLLPLSVGELVANSTQIRSLDDLTKGEFDSRSKSHQEAFEDLLERGGFPEPFIHDSPRFLRQWRISRLERLLNQDLAQTENLRQMSLVENLMFLLPERVGSPLSINSLREDLEVHFVTVKHWIDLLERLFYGFRIGTYAEKRSRMLKKESKFYLWDWTEIAKPGIRFENLVAVHLLKYVLFRNEIEGEELVLNYIKDREKREIDFVLGNRRNPILGIECKSSEPHHLNSLSYFARRLGLQRLLVLTKEPGDIKRIRHRETTIDILPASTFLATLV
- a CDS encoding IS4 family transposase: MPSSFKQNHLVDRKKTRNRKFNPKTFFLALVHLIAGRNREGYGHALTRTWEDLSLPFVEIPVKSALTQARGRISFRFFRDIFEEQIEQFEEERPTYKGFHIYGVDGDQMSLPAASEILEHGYRGYPSPGKKETYFPRMYVTHAVDVMSGVSKAIRYSPHNDEHPFACRLARSYEKNSITLYDRLHLSAELIRAHHQAGNHFVVRCRRGATFSEVKTFFRSHQRNLVFEMDGIPVRLVKVRNPKTDHDAVFATSLPVGFLRNREIRQLYGYRWTCETTFRDFTSTLKAEQWHAKTLNGILQEFYAALWLMNFAKIEIFRRTKPQKDFMCVTYKKPNFKLIVDFLRDHFAQALIHVSRAFESRLDFLIQRTMEQRKHLQRSYPRQLREASTRYPLNSLVKRRA